A single region of the Streptomyces sp. AM 4-1-1 genome encodes:
- a CDS encoding UDP-glucose/GDP-mannose dehydrogenase family protein, whose translation MKLTVIGCGYLGATHAACMAELGHEVIGMDTDMDKIHVLNTGKAPFFEHDLDDLLAKHIATGRLKFSASYAEAAAHGDLHFIGVGTPQQAGEDAYDLTQLFSAVRRLAPHLHGPAVIAVKSTVPVGTAPRVAEILRKCAPAGEKIEVAWNPEFLRESFAIEDTLRPDRLVLGFNTARTRAEAVLRQCFGKIIEAGTPTIVTDWATAELAKASANSFLATKISFINAMAEVCETAGADVGRLADILGHDVRIGRRGMRPGLGFGGGCLPKDIRGFMARAAELGADQALTFLREVDAINTRRRERMVDLAREQLDGNLMGKRITVWGAAFKPNTDDIRDSPALAVAHKLHELGAAVTVTDPKALDNARKTYPELDYVDDPIAAVQDADLLLHLTEWPQFNHVDPCCLAHRATSQKVIDGRGTLDADTWREAGWTVRALGRP comes from the coding sequence GTGAAGCTCACCGTCATCGGTTGCGGCTACCTCGGAGCCACCCACGCGGCCTGCATGGCTGAACTCGGCCACGAAGTGATCGGCATGGACACCGACATGGACAAGATCCATGTCCTCAACACCGGAAAGGCCCCGTTCTTCGAACATGACCTGGATGACCTGCTGGCCAAGCACATCGCGACGGGCCGGCTGAAGTTCAGCGCCTCCTACGCCGAAGCCGCCGCCCACGGCGACCTGCACTTCATCGGCGTCGGCACCCCGCAGCAGGCCGGAGAAGACGCCTACGACCTCACCCAGCTGTTCTCCGCCGTTCGTCGGCTCGCCCCGCACCTGCACGGCCCGGCCGTGATCGCGGTCAAGTCGACCGTCCCGGTGGGTACCGCACCACGCGTCGCGGAAATCCTGCGCAAGTGCGCTCCGGCGGGCGAGAAAATCGAGGTCGCCTGGAACCCTGAGTTCCTGCGCGAGTCGTTCGCCATCGAGGACACCCTCCGTCCCGACCGACTCGTCCTCGGCTTCAACACCGCACGCACCCGGGCCGAAGCCGTCCTGCGGCAGTGCTTCGGCAAGATCATCGAGGCGGGGACACCGACGATCGTCACCGACTGGGCCACCGCCGAACTCGCGAAGGCTTCCGCGAACTCCTTCCTCGCCACGAAGATCTCGTTCATCAACGCGATGGCCGAGGTCTGCGAGACAGCGGGTGCCGATGTCGGCCGACTCGCCGACATCCTCGGCCACGACGTCCGCATCGGTCGACGCGGCATGCGGCCCGGTCTCGGCTTCGGTGGCGGCTGCCTGCCCAAGGACATCCGTGGCTTCATGGCCCGCGCCGCTGAGCTCGGCGCCGACCAGGCCCTGACGTTCCTACGCGAGGTCGACGCGATCAACACCCGGCGCCGCGAACGCATGGTCGACCTCGCCCGCGAACAGCTCGACGGCAACCTCATGGGCAAGCGGATCACCGTCTGGGGCGCCGCCTTCAAGCCGAACACCGACGACATCCGCGACTCACCCGCCCTCGCCGTCGCCCACAAGCTCCACGAACTCGGGGCCGCCGTCACCGTCACCGACCCCAAAGCCCTCGACAACGCCCGCAAGACCTACCCCGAGCTCGACTACGTCGACGACCCGATCGCCGCAGTCCAGGACGCAGACCTGCTCCTGCACCTGACGGAGTGGCCGCAGTTCAACCACGTCGACCCCTGCTGTCTCGCCCACCGCGCTACGAGCCAGAAGGTCATCGATGGGCGCGGCACCCTTGACGCCGACACCTGGCGCGAAGCGGGCTGGACCGTTCGCGCTCTCGGCCGCCCCTGA
- a CDS encoding NUDIX domain-containing protein codes for MRSDTNSSPQPSTARGAVAVIVNRRGELLLHLRDDLPGVIAWPDHWSLLGGGADGDETPAAAIVRELDEEAGLTVADLAELFEIRDTHGSGQIITFFCGSWDGDESRLPLAEGVKLQFFAPEHLDILTIPPFIRDGIHRYLAARPATSPRPFRAGRGGAAASGLTWKETCS; via the coding sequence ATGCGATCCGACACCAACAGCTCACCACAGCCGTCCACCGCCCGCGGAGCGGTCGCGGTCATCGTCAACCGGCGCGGTGAACTCCTCCTCCACCTGCGCGACGACCTGCCGGGCGTCATTGCCTGGCCCGACCACTGGAGCCTGCTGGGAGGCGGTGCCGACGGCGATGAAACCCCGGCCGCAGCGATCGTCCGTGAGCTCGACGAAGAGGCCGGTCTGACCGTCGCCGACCTGGCCGAACTCTTCGAGATCCGAGACACCCACGGCTCCGGCCAAATCATCACCTTCTTCTGTGGCAGCTGGGACGGCGACGAGTCCCGGCTGCCTCTCGCCGAGGGCGTCAAGCTCCAGTTCTTCGCCCCCGAACACCTCGACATCCTCACGATTCCGCCGTTCATCCGTGACGGGATCCACCGCTATCTGGCCGCCCGGCCCGCCACCTCTCCCCGCCCTTTTCGGGCGGGGAGAGGTGGGGCCGCCGCAAGCGGCCTCACCTGGAAGGAAACCTGCTCGTGA
- a CDS encoding asparagine synthase-related protein, giving the protein MCGIAGLAGGDASRHETTVEAMGLSQAHRGPDGTMHVTSVDGRAVLAMNTLLIVDPQAMPGPYLDRPTGVLLAFNGEIYNFRRQAKAWGIELAARESDAHFLLRAWAKIGPSCLDGLDGMFALAIYDPRVRKLFLARDRLGEKPLYWRLDGGRLAFASEVTTLTGYGSAPPVLRPETVSIETPTGADTPFQGIQLLSPATLMAFDTATGSLDQHTWWSLEGTRPFDGDYKEALARFSVVLAEQVPLRVPTGDFALLLSGGLDSSVLAYLMRPPACITVRYPGQDRLDESKIAATIARDIGAELVVVEPDSADFATVLPHMVSALDYPMGNASTFSEYMAYRKASDLGLKVVVGGLGPDEFLMGYVRHALVLFGPDAVLAAGLEAYRPLAAKLMHIAGQSLDPAEAVTRLVLRGPDPEGRIRDLVGSAMSRACGDPARALTLADLATAWRPLVMTSDKLASAYGLERRSPYLARDLIELSYRLPVEHKICDPAEGKRILRDAAKALGLPREVWGSRDKLGFASPVPTWLNGPLAAWTDDRIRTALTDAPAVWRPLLESGLKPGGRFDRTRMQALTVAAWLSKQTVGAAA; this is encoded by the coding sequence ATGTGTGGAATCGCAGGACTGGCCGGAGGCGACGCCTCCCGGCACGAGACGACGGTAGAAGCGATGGGCCTCTCGCAGGCACACCGCGGACCGGACGGCACGATGCACGTCACGTCGGTCGACGGGCGGGCGGTGCTGGCGATGAACACGCTGCTGATCGTCGACCCGCAGGCCATGCCCGGCCCCTACCTCGACCGCCCCACCGGGGTGCTGCTGGCCTTCAACGGCGAGATCTACAACTTCCGCCGACAGGCGAAAGCCTGGGGAATCGAGCTGGCCGCCCGGGAGTCGGACGCGCACTTCTTGCTGCGGGCCTGGGCGAAGATCGGCCCATCCTGCTTGGACGGTCTGGACGGCATGTTCGCCCTGGCGATCTACGACCCACGCGTTCGCAAGCTCTTCCTCGCCCGGGACCGGCTGGGGGAGAAGCCGCTCTACTGGCGGCTGGACGGCGGCCGGCTCGCGTTCGCCTCCGAGGTCACGACCCTGACCGGCTACGGCAGTGCCCCGCCGGTCCTGCGGCCCGAGACGGTCTCCATCGAGACCCCGACCGGCGCCGACACCCCCTTCCAAGGCATCCAACTGCTGTCCCCCGCCACCCTGATGGCCTTCGACACCGCCACCGGCTCCCTCGATCAGCACACCTGGTGGTCGCTGGAAGGAACCCGGCCCTTCGACGGCGACTACAAGGAGGCTCTGGCCCGCTTCTCGGTGGTGCTGGCCGAGCAGGTCCCGCTGCGGGTCCCGACCGGAGATTTCGCCCTGCTGTTGTCGGGCGGCCTGGACTCCTCGGTGCTGGCATACCTGATGCGCCCTCCGGCCTGCATCACGGTCCGCTACCCGGGCCAGGACCGCCTCGACGAGTCCAAAATCGCAGCAACGATCGCCCGTGACATCGGGGCCGAGCTGGTGGTGGTCGAGCCGGACAGCGCCGACTTCGCGACGGTGCTGCCGCACATGGTCTCGGCGCTGGACTATCCGATGGGCAACGCGTCGACGTTCTCCGAGTACATGGCCTACCGCAAAGCGTCCGATCTCGGACTCAAGGTCGTCGTCGGCGGGCTGGGGCCGGACGAGTTCCTGATGGGCTATGTCCGTCACGCCCTCGTCCTCTTCGGCCCCGATGCTGTCCTGGCTGCTGGGCTGGAGGCGTACCGACCGCTGGCCGCGAAGCTGATGCACATCGCCGGGCAAAGCCTGGACCCGGCGGAGGCTGTCACCCGGCTCGTCCTGCGCGGCCCTGACCCCGAGGGGCGAATCCGCGACCTGGTCGGCAGTGCGATGAGCCGAGCCTGCGGAGATCCGGCCCGCGCGCTCACGTTGGCCGACCTGGCCACGGCCTGGCGTCCGCTGGTGATGACCAGCGACAAACTCGCCTCTGCCTACGGCCTCGAACGCCGGTCGCCCTACCTCGCCCGCGACCTGATCGAGCTGTCCTACCGGCTCCCGGTTGAGCACAAGATCTGCGATCCGGCCGAGGGAAAGCGGATCCTGCGTGATGCGGCGAAGGCCCTGGGGCTGCCGCGGGAGGTCTGGGGCAGCCGGGACAAGCTCGGCTTCGCCAGCCCCGTCCCCACGTGGCTCAACGGGCCCCTCGCCGCCTGGACCGATGATCGGATCCGCACCGCCCTCACGGACGCGCCGGCGGTCTGGCGGCCGTTGCTGGAGAGCGGGCTGAAGCCTGGCGGCCGGTTCGACCGCACCCGGATGCAGGCTCTGACGGTAGCCGCCTGGCTTTCGAAGCAGACGGTGGGGGCTGCGGCATGA
- a CDS encoding sporulation protein → MTSTVRRSRPPNADLAQLIENCGASRKSLALRINQLAQQAGITTDYSHTSVANWCRRGMKPKWPVPKLLAQAIGERLGRPVSLAEIGMGDAQTPDANVGLDFPRDPTDAVRVATSFWSSVNRRDFLTTGASGFAVSAFTTPVTRWLVTPADETADHDGGHRVGRADLDELREAADDARRWDSKYGGGNWKANSVTTCLQERAAPLLRGSFADGVGRELFSVTAELSRLAGWTAFDVGEHDVAQRHFIQALRLARAGGDVQLGCYVLTTMAMQSLLRGFAGEAVDMAQGAYERAKGQAVPRVLAFTKLIEARAHARENDPRAASRALAASETLLEQTKDDSGDEPAWIDFYHHARLSADAAEVFRDLKKPKAALAWNQRAAAMPSGVFTRSVGMRLAIVGSAHLQARDLDLGLELGHRSVDILARVQSSRALDYVREFNTALAPWRREPAVRDFIHRARAELAVAA, encoded by the coding sequence GTGACATCGACCGTCCGTCGGAGCCGCCCGCCCAACGCGGATCTGGCCCAACTCATCGAAAACTGCGGTGCGAGCCGCAAGTCCCTGGCCCTCCGGATCAATCAGCTCGCTCAGCAGGCCGGAATCACCACCGACTACTCGCATACCTCGGTGGCGAACTGGTGTCGGCGCGGGATGAAGCCGAAGTGGCCCGTTCCCAAGCTCCTCGCCCAGGCGATCGGTGAACGGCTGGGGCGGCCCGTCAGCCTTGCCGAAATAGGTATGGGCGATGCGCAGACACCGGATGCGAACGTGGGGTTGGATTTTCCGCGAGATCCCACTGACGCCGTCCGCGTCGCCACTTCGTTCTGGAGCTCCGTGAACCGCCGCGATTTCCTCACCACGGGCGCATCCGGCTTCGCCGTGTCCGCCTTCACCACCCCGGTAACCCGCTGGCTGGTCACTCCCGCCGACGAGACCGCCGATCACGACGGCGGCCACCGGGTCGGCCGAGCGGACCTCGACGAACTGCGCGAGGCCGCTGACGACGCCCGGCGCTGGGACTCCAAATACGGGGGCGGGAACTGGAAGGCCAACTCCGTCACCACCTGTCTCCAGGAGCGGGCGGCCCCACTGCTGCGAGGCTCTTTCGCTGACGGTGTCGGCCGCGAGCTGTTCTCCGTCACCGCGGAGCTGTCCCGGCTGGCCGGGTGGACGGCTTTCGATGTCGGAGAGCACGACGTCGCCCAACGGCACTTCATCCAGGCCCTCCGCCTCGCCCGCGCCGGCGGCGACGTGCAACTGGGCTGCTATGTCCTGACCACGATGGCCATGCAGTCGCTCCTGCGCGGGTTCGCCGGTGAGGCCGTCGACATGGCCCAGGGTGCCTACGAGCGGGCGAAGGGCCAGGCGGTGCCGCGAGTACTGGCGTTCACCAAGCTGATCGAGGCCCGTGCTCACGCCCGCGAGAACGACCCCCGGGCCGCCTCCCGGGCCCTTGCCGCCTCCGAGACGCTGCTGGAACAGACGAAGGACGACAGTGGCGACGAGCCCGCGTGGATCGACTTCTATCACCACGCCCGCCTGTCCGCCGATGCCGCCGAGGTCTTCCGCGACCTGAAGAAGCCCAAGGCCGCCCTGGCCTGGAACCAGCGGGCGGCGGCCATGCCCTCGGGCGTCTTCACCCGCTCCGTCGGCATGCGCCTGGCGATCGTGGGGTCCGCCCACCTCCAGGCCCGCGACCTGGACCTCGGCCTGGAACTGGGCCATCGCTCCGTCGACATCCTCGCCCGTGTCCAGTCCAGCCGGGCCCTGGACTACGTCCGCGAGTTCAACACCGCACTGGCCCCTTGGAGGCGCGAACCGGCCGTGCGCGACTTCATCCACCGCGCCCGCGCCGAACTCGCCGTCGCCGCCTGA